One genomic segment of Streptomyces liangshanensis includes these proteins:
- a CDS encoding NAD-dependent epimerase/dehydratase family protein, translating into MSTPRHVIFGTGAIGRATLAALLRRGERPQDVRMVNRSGSAPVPDGVEVAAGDATDPAFTTAVAEGAQVVYQVLNPPYHRWAEEFPGLQAGVVAAAEAAGARLVSMDNVYMYGPPLGRPLTEGHADAPTTRKGAVRARMAQDLLAAHRAGRVEVTVGRASDYFGPGGGKQSVLGDTVFAPALRGRAATVLGDPDQPHTYTYIPDIGEGLALLGEHPDAAGEVWHLPNDPVTRTTRQLVALVQEAAGHPKAKVRALPPVVMRALGVANPLMRELTEMLYEFQEPFVVDSTKITKHLGATATPAERAVADTLATYRTS; encoded by the coding sequence GTGAGCACTCCCCGCCATGTCATCTTCGGTACCGGCGCCATCGGCCGGGCCACCCTCGCCGCGCTGCTGCGCCGCGGCGAACGCCCGCAGGACGTACGGATGGTCAACCGCTCGGGCTCCGCGCCGGTCCCGGACGGGGTCGAGGTCGCGGCCGGGGACGCCACCGACCCCGCCTTCACCACGGCCGTCGCCGAGGGCGCCCAGGTCGTCTACCAGGTCCTCAACCCCCCGTACCACCGCTGGGCCGAGGAGTTCCCCGGCCTCCAGGCGGGCGTGGTGGCCGCCGCGGAGGCCGCGGGGGCGCGGCTGGTGAGCATGGACAACGTGTACATGTACGGGCCGCCCCTCGGCCGGCCCCTCACGGAGGGCCACGCCGACGCGCCCACGACCCGCAAGGGCGCGGTGCGGGCGCGGATGGCCCAGGACCTGCTGGCCGCGCACCGCGCGGGCCGCGTCGAGGTCACCGTCGGCCGCGCCTCGGACTACTTCGGGCCGGGCGGCGGCAAGCAGTCCGTGCTCGGCGACACGGTGTTCGCGCCGGCGCTGCGGGGCCGGGCGGCCACCGTCCTCGGCGACCCGGACCAGCCGCACACGTACACCTACATCCCCGACATCGGCGAGGGCCTCGCCCTCCTCGGCGAGCACCCCGACGCGGCGGGCGAGGTCTGGCACCTCCCGAACGACCCGGTCACCCGCACCACGCGCCAACTCGTCGCGCTCGTACAGGAGGCGGCGGGCCATCCGAAGGCGAAGGTGCGCGCGCTGCCGCCCGTGGTGATGCGGGCGCTCGGCGTCGCGAATCCGCTGATGCGCGAACTGACCGAGATGCTGTACGAGTTCCAGGAGCCGTTCGTCGTCGACAGCACGAAGATCACCAAGCACCTGGGCGCGACGGCGACCCCGGCGGAGCGGGCGGTGGCCGACACGCTGGCGACGTACCGCACGTCCTAG